Sequence from the Fusarium oxysporum Fo47 chromosome VI, complete sequence genome:
ACTCACACTATGCGCTGCGATGCGCGACCCGTCATTTCTGATGGTAGCAAGGTGTACACTGACCCTTTCGCCTATCCCCTCCCATGCAGCTGCGGCCCTGAGCACTTCGTCCCAAGTTACCTTCGATGCGATGATCATGGCTGCTGTATGAAGAAGGTCAGCATGGATTGGTGTCCCCACGTCGCTGATTGCAACGAGGTCTACGAAGTTCATCGCTATGTCCAGTCTCATCGTCAACCACGAAATATCTGGGGTCCCATTAACATGGCCGGCGACAGCTTCAATTCTCTCTGGAGTCTTCCCATGATTcaggagaagcaaaagactTGGGACCATCTTCCGGATTTGGAGAACTGTCTCTTCATTGAAAAGATGCCACACTTGACGGCTGTCCCACCTTCTTTTTGTAAGGCTGTTGAGAACCTTGCCAACACTGGCCGTCTCATTGTCCAGACACAAGATCAGCTGGGTGCTCTTCGCAACGAAGTCGCTGTTCGCCGAACCATGCACGATGCTTTCCACGGAGAGGCTTGCTCGCGTGTGCTTAATGAGTGGGAGTGCCTTCTCCAAGGACCTATGGTAACTGGAGAACTGCTTGAAAAGCAAATGGTTAAGAACCTTGTGAAGCAGCAGGAGATCTTCAACACATGCTGGACCTTCATTCAGAGCATGATGTGGTCTCGTCAAGTGGGCAAAGACCTTATGATCCAGAATGTACCAGTCGTTTGGGATCAGTAGAAAGAACCTGGGTCGTCTCCTTTGGGTGTTTGGCGGTTGAATTTAGAATGCATTTTTTTGAGTTGGCGTTTGGGATAGGGAAAGGTTAATTTCGACAATAGAGGAGGGTATAGAGAATAACGAATTTGGACCTCGTTTTATATAACAATCGTTCGGGTCACAATGACAACGTAAATATCCTAAATAGTGAAATCTTCTATATGCTTGACTGGAGCTATGAGTGTATAGACGTAAATAATTTTCTGCTTAATCAGCAACAAAAGCCGTCATCGTATAGGGGTCAGTACATCAGTTTGTGGCTCTTCGAAGCACTGAAAACGCAAGTTCGAGTCTTGCTGACGGCAAACTTCTATTTTTAAAGATATATCAgatacttttttttttttgtaGCTTTCAAGATGTGATGTCAGCGTTTTCTGGAGTCTTTTGGCATAAGGTTGTACTAAATACATTATAAGCTACCTAGAGTCCTGCATCTTTATAGGAGCACTTATTTATGTCAAGTTGTTTAGGTAATCTAGAATATACGACAGGCTTTAAGTACATGCCCTTTTGTATAGCACTCTTGAAGCGACATGCTGTCTATCCTCTATTGATTCTATGAGTTGAACTTCTGTCTGAAGCTTCGACTTCTGCAAATACCTGCAAGCTCAAGATTTCTTAACAGAATGCAATTGACTTACTAACGACGAAGACAAAAGACCAGCAATAAACAAAGCGGATGTCTCCAACGTCGAGACAAGGGCTATAAGTGAACGTTCACCAATTAACCACAGCCCACTGTTCAGCTATCCTTTGTGATGGACGGAGGGAGGGGTTTGGAGGGGTAATTCAACCGTTGCGTCATCGCTGTAAGCTCCAAAAGGCCATCACCAAAAATAAAGATAATCTAGTGAAAACAGCAAAAGATAATTACTTTGCCGTCAGCAAGACTCGAACTTGCGTTTTCAGTGCTTCATTAATAGCCACAAACTGATGTACTGACCCCTATACGATGACGGCTTTTTAGTGCTTGACATGGGGTCGAGAATTACAGTTTATGTAGGTCTTTGCTCACCCCACTCCGTTATCGGCACAACTTGGTAAAAGGTTCAGAGCTTCTCTCACGAAACGCACAAATCATTCATTTACAATAACAGCAGCGTTCCCAAAGCCAAAAAAGAGATTTTATTATTGGGTCAACTTTTGGTTTAAAGAGATTTAATAGTGACTGGGTTCAATACTGGCTTGATTTACCTTTGGAAGGTCCTGCATTGGACATTTAGTCAGCTCGCGGAGAAAAGGAAGCAATAACTGCCTTGAGCCAATTTACGCTTCGACCTGCACAACAAATATCACTTTCTCAACAATCAAGGTTTTAACATTTGTTCTTTATTTACTCAATATCTTGTCGGACGCTGCTTTGATAACAAAAAGAAAGACCTAAAAGGTAGCAGCAATGGTATCCTACAGCTCCTATCCATAAAATAATCCCATTTACAATGCCCCACGCCAGATAACGCCTTGGATGGTGTCGAATTCTATCCGGACAACCGTTCATTTCTCATTTGTCGAGTCGTTTGTTTATTTGGTGATCCAGCCAAGGTAATCAGCAACGATCAATGTCACCATACTGCAAGTCGGTTAGCGAATTATTCAACAGTTCCGGGTATCAGAAAGACTTACGCGTGAGGAGCGATGCGGACGTAGTATGTACCGAAACCACGGTAGAAGCGGCCGAGACCCTCTTGCTTAGCAACCTTGGAGAAGCAGTCCATCATGCTGCGGTAGGGAAGTTTGCCGTCGGGTCCCTTGGATTGCTTCTGGAGTCGTGTCTTGACAAAGTCGAAGGGCAAcgagaagaaagaggcgAAGAAACCAGCAATTGCACTGGCAGTGAGAGTCTGGGTGCGGGCAGAGAGATcggtgttgttcttgagtTGGACCTTCGCTTCACTGAAGAAAGCGAGCTGACCAAAGTTGAGAGCCATAGCTCGTGCGACTGTGGGAGCAGCACCGGCCCAGAGAGCACCGACACCTTCGCTCTTGGCGATGCTGGTGAGAGCATCAATGACGGACTTGTAATTTTTTCGCTCGGCCAGGGGCTTGAGGCCGTCACTCTGCATTCGGATGAGAGCCAGATCAGCAGGGTTACCAATCATGGCAGCGATACCACCGGCAGTGAGACCAGCAGTAGCTCGCTCGGAGAAACCGACTGAGCGACCATCAGCCTTGGCTCGGGCGGACAGGTTTCCCATGAGCGTGTCGAACATGCCCAAGCGGGCAGTGGTGTAGACAGCCTGGCGCAAAAGACCAGCTGAGAGACCAGTGTACAGGTCAAGGACCTTTCCACTGGCGATGATCTGTCGAGTGACGGAGAGAGGAGAAGGCTTAGGGCCAGAAGCAGTTCCCTCGCCAGCGAGTTGAATGCGGACCTTGACCATGTCGACAGGCTGGATGACAGTCGTGGCCACCATACCGCTGATACCGCCATTGATGAAGGGGAGAGCGGCCCTCATGAGAGGAGTGTGAAGAATATCATTGGCAATAGCGGCCGAGTCACCTCGAGCAGCTCCCAACACATCGCTGGTCTTTGAGCGAGCTGATTCAGCTGCTTGCTTAAGTGATTGGCTCATGATGAATGGGTAAGGTGGGTTCGGTTCGAGGAGAGGTCGATCTAAGTCAAGACGAGTTCGATTCGAGTGAGTCGTCGTCTAAGAGGATGGGTAGGATGAGCTGCTTGAGACTGGTCTGGTGTAAGTACAAATTCAGTCCCAAGACGTGGGCATGGCTGGGGCTTTATAATATCATGGCTGCTATGGATGGGGTGTCACCACCAACTACAACCGACTATGGCCGTACACTCAAACTACAGCCATGATACATGATGATCCAGGAACCGAAGACTTCCGGCGTTTGACCCGAGGCCGGTGGCATGGCCGCTggacttggtcttgggcttgaaCTTGGATGGAGGTGGATGCCCGGCCCTGAATGTCCTCTGGTGTGGGGGATATCGAGGCTTGTCTTGGGGTGTCTATGAGTGACATGGAGGGTGTGTGCAGAGGAGGACTATGAACTGTGGCCGGGGGTAGATTCCCGCTGGGCCCCTCCCGCGGCACAGTGGATCTGCCCCCGCCATGGCCCGTGGATGtgtttggctttggctgggctgggctgggtcTGGATACAGGGCACGGCAGAGCAATGACATGGGCATCAACAGAGAAGAGCTTACCAAAACAACAAGCAGAAAGAAAATCGATATCCGAGGATTCGAGTCTTCCCGTTTGATTCCGCGTCTAATTGCCGCGAACAATTAGACGACGTTACAGactggagatggagatggagacgAGCCCAGAGCGGGGACTGCTTACAACGGAGATTGAAAGGCGAAACAAAGCTGACTGAGACAGCGACCCAACTTGTTGACGGTTGAGCAAAAGGAATAATTCGGAACCGTTGGTATTGG
This genomic interval carries:
- a CDS encoding mitochondrial carrier domain-containing protein — its product is MSQSLKQAAESARSKTSDVLGAARGDSAAIANDILHTPLMRAALPFINGGISGMVATTVIQPVDMVKVRIQLAGEGTASGPKPSPLSVTRQIIASGKVLDLYTGLSAGLLRQAVYTTARLGMFDTLMGNLSARAKADGRSVGFSERATAGLTAGGIAAMIGNPADLALIRMQSDGLKPLAERKNYKSVIDALTSIAKSEGVGALWAGAAPTVARAMALNFGQLAFFSEAKVQLKNNTDLSARTQTLTASAIAGFFASFFSLPFDFVKTRLQKQSKGPDGKLPYRSMMDCFSKVAKQEGLGRFYRGFGTYYVRIAPHAMVTLIVADYLGWITK